The Euphorbia lathyris chromosome 3, ddEupLath1.1, whole genome shotgun sequence genome contains a region encoding:
- the LOC136223223 gene encoding protein ETHYLENE INSENSITIVE 3-like, which translates to MMMFDDIGFCGDMDFFSAPIGEDVTAPPAETEATVEDDYSDEDIDVDELERRMWKDKMRLKRLKEQTKSKEGIDMAKQRQSQEQARRKKMSRAQDGILKYMLKMMEVCKAQGFVYGIIPEKGKPVTGASDNLREWWKDKVRFDRNGPAAIAKYQADNSIPGKNEGCNSIGPTPHTLQELQDTTLGSLLSALMQHCDPPQRRFPLEKGVPPPWWPNGIEEWWPQLGLPKDQGPPPYKKPHDLKKAWKVGVLTAVIKHMSPDIAKIRKLVRQSKCLQDKMTAKESATWLAIINQEEALARELYPDSCPPLSSTGSGSLVIHDCSEYDVDGVEDDGNFDVQECKPENLSSSSLGMERMSRDRVMPLRQPPTYPIKGEVISNVDFIRKRKPSSDINLIVDQKIYTCEFVQCPYSQLRLGFHDRNTRDNHQLNCPYRGSSLEFGGSNFHVNEVKPVIFPQSKPAAPLMNAAPPPTFDLTGVPEDGQKMINELMSMYETNIQGHKSTNSAESSNLYQPKIHHQQPDNFFRTQPNVMEQQQNIFDDPPNLHNNNNNHQLFPQDNVNVAQFDRFKPLNPTFNAPNHNAANTFNLMFNSPFDLATYDYKDELQCLAMDSLPKQQDVGIWFQ; encoded by the coding sequence ATGATGATGTTTGATGATATAGGGTTTTGTGGAGACATGGATTTCTTTTCTGCTCCAATTGGGGAAGATGTAACTGCTCCGCCGGCTGAAACTGAAGCCACTGTGGAAGATGATTACAGTGATGAAGACATTGATGTCGATGAGCTCGAGCGTAGGATGTGGAAAGACAAGATGCGTCTGAAACGGCTGAAAGAGCAGACCAAGAGCAAAGAAGGTATCGATATGGCGAAACAGCGTCAGTCTCAGGAACAAGCTAGGAGGAAGAAGATGTCAAGGGCACAAGATGGGATCTTGAAATATATGTTGAAGATGATGGAAGTGTGTAAAGCTCAAGGCTTTGTTTATGGGATTATCCCGGAAAAGGGGAAACCGGTTACTGGTGCATCGGATAATCTTCGTGAATGGTGGAAGGATAAAGTCCGCTTTGATCGAAATGGTCCTGCTGCCATAGCTAAATATCAAGCAGACAATTCGATCCCGGGGAAGAATGAGGGTTGTAATTCAATTGGTCCAACACCACACACTTTACAGGAGCTTCAAGATACTACCTTGGGATCGCTCTTATCTGCACTTATGCAGCACTGTGATCCGCCTCAGAGGCGGTTTCCGTTGGAAAAAGGTGTTCCTCCGCCATGGTGGCCGAATGGGATTGAAGAGTGGTGGCCTCAGTTGGGTTTGCCTAAGGATCAGGGTCCTCCGCCTTACAAGAAGCCTCATGACTTGAAAAAGGCGTGGAAGGTTGGGGTTTTAACCGCTGTTATTAAGCATATGTCGCCTGACATTGCTAAGATTCGGAAGCTGGTTCGACAGTCGAAGTGTTTGCAGGACAAGATGACAGCGAAAGAGAGTGCTACTTGGCTTGCAATTATTAACCAAGAGGAAGCTTTGGCTCGGGAGCTCTATCCCGATTCCTGCCCACCTCTTTCATCGACTGGAAGTGGGTCTTTGGTCATCCATGATTGCAGTGAGTATGATGTCGACGGAGTTGAAGATGACGGCAATTTCGACGTGCAGGAATGCAAACCCGAGAATCTCAGTTCTTCGAGTTTGGGAATGGAAAGAATGTCGCGGGACAGGGTGATGCCTCTTCGACAGCCACCTACTTATCCGATCAAGGGAGAAGTTATCTCCAATGTCGACTTCATCAGGAAGAGAAAACCGAGCAGTGACATTAATCTGATTGTTGATCAGAAGATCTATACATGTGAATTTGTTCAGTGTCCCTACAGCCAGCTTCGTCTCGGTTTCCATGACAGGAACACCCGGGACAATCATCAATTAAATTGCCCCTATAGAGGCTCATCTTTAGAGTTCGGAGGTTCAAATTTTCATGTGAATGAAGTGAAGCCTGTAATCTTCCCGCAATCGAAACCAGCTGCTCCATTAATGAACGCAGCACCGCCTCCTACCTTCGATCTTACAGGGGTTCCAGAAGACGGGCAAAAGATGATCAATGAACTAATGTCAATGTATGAAACTAACATCCAAGGTCACAAGAGCACAAACTCCGCGGAAAGTTCCAATCTTTATCAGCCAAAGATTCACCATCAGCAGCCGGACAACTTCTTCCGAACTCAACCCAATGTGATGGAACAACAACAGAACATCTTCGACGATCCCCCAAACCTccataacaacaacaacaaccatCAACTATTTCCGCAGGATAATGTTAACGTCGCTCAATTCGACAGGTTCAAACCATTGAATCCAACATTCAACGCCCCCAACCACAACGCTGCCAACACCTTCAACCTGATGTTCAATTCACCGTTCGACTTGGCAACGTACGACTACAAAGACGAACTACAATGTCTCGCGATGGATTCACTGCCGAAGCAGCAGGATGTGGGAATCTGGTTCCAGTAA